A region from the Desulfomonile tiedjei genome encodes:
- a CDS encoding DUF202 domain-containing protein: MDSAEETVQGISDRSECPRPPDITADDRVFLAWQRSHMANERTFLAWSRTSISLLAFGFVIERFDIFLKHLLQLSGQPAHLAGSGLAIYLSLVSFFLAGFAMLISGVRFLRVRRHINSGEAVFSILPDVLVIISVIVIIIMATALSVPRLFELSEGLSSTLP; this comes from the coding sequence ATGGACTCCGCCGAGGAAACGGTTCAGGGAATCAGCGATCGAAGCGAATGTCCGAGGCCACCGGACATAACAGCGGACGACAGGGTTTTTCTAGCATGGCAACGAAGCCATATGGCAAATGAGAGGACCTTTCTCGCGTGGTCGAGAACCAGCATATCCCTTCTGGCCTTCGGGTTTGTTATTGAAAGATTTGATATTTTCCTGAAACATTTGCTCCAGCTTTCCGGTCAACCCGCTCACTTGGCGGGATCGGGGCTGGCTATCTATCTCAGTCTGGTCTCGTTCTTTCTGGCCGGTTTTGCCATGCTAATCTCCGGCGTTCGTTTCCTCAGAGTTAGACGGCACATTAACAGCGGAGAAGCTGTATTCTCCATATTGCCGGACGTGCTTGTGATAATCTCGGTGATCGTAATAATAATTATGGCCACTGCTTTGTCTGTGCCGAGACTATTTGAATTAAGTGAAGGGCTGTCCTCAACGCTGCCGTGA
- a CDS encoding type II toxin-antitoxin system HicB family antitoxin encodes MQAQLTAVFMKVPEGYIGFVQELPGANTRGETLEEVRANLEEAVRMVLEANRELSEEQLRGADVIKETFRLTA; translated from the coding sequence ATGCAAGCACAGCTTACGGCAGTCTTTATGAAGGTTCCCGAGGGCTATATTGGATTTGTTCAAGAGCTTCCAGGCGCGAACACCCGAGGGGAGACTCTGGAAGAAGTGAGAGCCAACCTGGAGGAAGCAGTACGCATGGTACTGGAGGCAAATCGCGAGCTGAGTGAAGAACAACTCAGAGGCGCTGATGTGATCAAAGAAACCTTCCGACTTACTGCATGA
- a CDS encoding O-antigen ligase family protein, with product MPSDLNLGTALKQDSEATAFPERIAWLVFCLTCVQLAFLHPYVVLIPGERANVFSGVLCALSGVLAWLLIKKSSRFLKSPELFISLALLILVALSGIFSLTPWSSSLRGFVVLASGLGGFWCARILLDSEARQVLFAWLGLGMLAVIIVLSIIGYVVSGRIEYFLDVNPHPLADRMMLLSFAPLTFIFWRKGPVAVAAVIMLLLSYFVFYLSDLRSAMLIPLVLGVLAVLFGALRLRYFAAVLVPLVVILACFFYKLPVAKIGPEYEPAYYRAENYPFSLHIAAKHPFLGIGLRAPREQFLEDYQIKYPYVTKEKFTESVQQVVTSENIFLTFMSELGFPLAILYAGCVLILFVRLVRVVRTGQQTTFLPALAILLPVTAALLHFQVLDGLLHPQISWFFHILLGMIPSRTGNVK from the coding sequence GTGCCGTCAGATCTAAACCTGGGGACTGCGTTGAAACAAGACAGTGAGGCAACAGCTTTTCCAGAGCGCATTGCTTGGCTGGTCTTTTGTCTGACCTGCGTCCAACTGGCTTTCTTGCATCCCTACGTAGTGCTGATCCCGGGGGAAAGGGCGAACGTATTTTCGGGGGTGCTATGTGCGCTCAGTGGAGTGCTGGCATGGTTGCTGATCAAGAAGAGTTCGCGCTTTCTCAAGTCTCCAGAATTATTCATATCGCTAGCTCTGCTGATCCTGGTGGCCCTCAGCGGCATTTTCAGTTTGACGCCTTGGTCCTCTTCCCTAAGAGGCTTCGTTGTCTTGGCTTCAGGGCTGGGTGGATTCTGGTGTGCCAGGATTTTGCTGGATTCCGAGGCTCGGCAAGTACTGTTCGCGTGGCTGGGCCTGGGGATGCTGGCAGTGATAATCGTTTTGTCTATCATTGGCTACGTCGTTTCAGGACGAATTGAATACTTCTTGGACGTGAACCCCCATCCGTTGGCCGACAGGATGATGCTCCTTTCCTTCGCTCCTCTTACCTTTATCTTCTGGCGGAAAGGACCTGTAGCGGTGGCGGCGGTGATCATGCTGTTGCTTTCCTACTTTGTGTTCTACCTGAGTGACTTAAGATCGGCCATGCTGATACCTCTGGTTCTTGGCGTGTTGGCCGTTCTGTTTGGGGCCTTGCGCCTCAGGTATTTTGCCGCTGTTCTCGTGCCCTTGGTCGTAATATTAGCTTGTTTTTTTTATAAGTTGCCGGTGGCAAAGATAGGACCGGAGTACGAACCTGCCTATTACAGGGCGGAGAACTATCCTTTTTCTTTGCATATTGCAGCCAAACACCCCTTCCTGGGAATAGGCCTCCGTGCGCCTCGTGAGCAATTCCTCGAGGATTACCAGATCAAGTATCCTTACGTGACAAAGGAAAAGTTCACCGAATCGGTTCAACAGGTGGTTACGTCGGAGAATATATTTCTCACGTTTATGTCTGAGTTGGGCTTCCCGTTGGCAATACTGTACGCCGGGTGCGTATTGATCTTGTTCGTGAGACTCGTGCGTGTGGTGAGAACTGGCCAACAGACGACTTTTTTGCCGGCTCTTGCCATCTTGTTACCTGTGACGGCGGCACTACTTCATTTTCAAGTTCTGGATGGACTCCTGCATCCCCAAATCAGTTGGTTCTTTCATATCTTGTTAGGGATGATCCCATCACGGACGGGTAACGTCAAATAG
- a CDS encoding ABC transporter permease yields the protein MLASDLIEISLRQLSRNRRRYRGVIIGIALGIAGLVTVLTMGDSVETDLGNNLEMLGSATVLKATWDYDRSTRWHHGQYYLKDVDDLSKLPGVRSASPVVWMSGRTIGRNERKMIGRVMGVEPNFFPTIHIPVPTGRTITHADVENRTSVCVVGPTITKTLFPNGEDPIGKELLVAGHVFRIVGEIGGVEDKGFLETVLVPLSVARARYPNLYEIKDIYVRAINWDVVPGLQRDLLDLLRKNHSGYVDALEVKYFPERVQTIQNAIKLVKLFIYASLLVTLLLGGLGITNVMLGAVRERTKEIGLRKAVGATEPMIMKQFIIESVTISVMGAGLGMLTGFISVEVLKRVFETVPAYSVFVASLVGGVIFGVLLGIISGYLPARKASRLDASEAMRFE from the coding sequence ATGCTTGCTTCCGACTTAATTGAAATTTCATTGCGGCAGCTATCCCGCAACAGACGGCGCTACAGGGGAGTGATCATAGGCATTGCCCTGGGCATAGCCGGATTGGTTACGGTGTTGACTATGGGGGATTCCGTCGAGACCGACCTCGGGAATAATCTTGAAATGCTGGGCAGCGCAACTGTTCTGAAAGCTACCTGGGACTACGATAGAAGCACCAGATGGCATCACGGGCAGTACTACCTCAAAGATGTTGATGACCTGTCAAAATTGCCCGGCGTGAGATCCGCTTCCCCCGTGGTTTGGATGTCAGGTCGGACCATCGGGCGTAACGAGAGGAAAATGATCGGGAGGGTTATGGGAGTGGAACCGAATTTCTTCCCTACCATCCATATCCCTGTTCCGACAGGTCGAACAATTACCCATGCGGACGTAGAGAACAGAACCAGCGTCTGTGTCGTGGGCCCCACCATAACCAAAACTCTATTCCCGAATGGAGAAGACCCGATCGGCAAGGAATTGTTGGTGGCAGGCCATGTTTTTAGGATAGTGGGAGAAATAGGAGGTGTAGAGGACAAAGGCTTCCTCGAGACTGTCTTGGTGCCTTTGTCGGTGGCCAGGGCAAGGTACCCGAATCTCTATGAGATAAAGGACATCTATGTGCGAGCGATAAACTGGGACGTTGTTCCGGGCCTTCAACGAGACCTGTTGGACCTGTTGAGGAAGAACCACTCGGGATACGTCGACGCCTTAGAAGTGAAGTACTTTCCTGAACGGGTGCAAACCATACAGAACGCCATTAAGCTCGTTAAGCTCTTTATTTATGCATCGCTTCTGGTGACGCTGCTCTTGGGGGGACTCGGTATCACTAACGTCATGTTGGGGGCCGTGAGAGAGAGAACCAAGGAAATTGGCCTGCGAAAGGCTGTGGGGGCTACCGAACCGATGATAATGAAACAGTTCATCATCGAGTCGGTCACTATCAGCGTGATGGGCGCAGGCCTCGGGATGTTGACGGGTTTTATTTCAGTGGAAGTCCTGAAGAGGGTCTTTGAAACGGTCCCCGCGTACAGCGTCTTTGTTGCCAGTCTCGTGGGTGGTGTGATCTTCGGGGTTCTCCTCGGCATTATTTCGGGATACCTGCCTGCGCGAAAGGCCAGCAGACTTGATGCCTCCGAAGCCATGAGATTTGAATAG
- a CDS encoding Bax inhibitor-1/YccA family protein, which yields MRTANPTLTEDTFAGVRDYASGEEAMTAQGAVNRAGLLLLCVLLTAGWTWHLYFRTPEPNPATVAPWLIVGALGGLVVALITVFKQQWAPVTAPIYALLEGLFLGGISSVAESQYPGIVIQAVGLTFGTCLAMLLVYTSGLIKVTENFKLGVFAATGGIFLVYLASFLLSLFGVRVPFIHDAGWIGIGFSIFVVTVAALNLVLDFDLIDQGARQGAPKYMEWYAAFALMVTLIWLYIEILRLLMKLRGRN from the coding sequence ATGAGGACAGCGAATCCTACTCTTACTGAAGATACCTTCGCCGGCGTTAGGGATTATGCGTCAGGCGAGGAGGCGATGACCGCTCAGGGCGCGGTGAATAGGGCGGGGCTTCTACTGCTCTGCGTTTTGTTGACCGCGGGGTGGACCTGGCATCTGTATTTCCGAACTCCGGAACCCAACCCCGCAACCGTTGCCCCGTGGTTGATAGTGGGGGCCCTGGGCGGGCTTGTGGTGGCACTCATTACGGTATTCAAACAACAATGGGCGCCGGTGACCGCGCCGATTTATGCGCTGCTGGAGGGTCTGTTCCTGGGGGGCATCTCATCGGTGGCTGAATCTCAATACCCGGGCATTGTGATTCAGGCGGTGGGGCTGACCTTTGGGACCTGTCTGGCGATGCTGTTGGTCTACACCTCCGGCCTGATCAAAGTCACAGAGAACTTCAAGCTTGGGGTTTTCGCTGCAACGGGCGGCATCTTTCTCGTGTATCTAGCCTCCTTTTTGTTGAGCCTGTTCGGTGTTCGAGTACCGTTCATTCACGACGCCGGATGGATCGGAATAGGATTTAGCATTTTCGTGGTGACAGTGGCCGCGCTAAACCTGGTTCTGGATTTTGATCTCATTGACCAAGGGGCTCGCCAAGGGGCGCCCAAGTACATGGAATGGTACGCTGCCTTCGCTTTGATGGTGACCTTGATATGGCTCTATATTGAAATACTACGACTGCTGATGAAGCTGCGCGGCCGAAACTAG
- a CDS encoding response regulator, translated as MLEGKAVLAVDDEPDVLETIVEVLYLCRVDTAGSFNQAEKLLQTRDYDVVILDVMGVRGLHLLDIAVQRKFPAVMLTAPALSPDYILRAMDRGAISYIPKEDLANLDSLLVELLDIISQGNSPWRHTLTRLEPLLDERFPSDWRQQYRALWDSLDEKSPKLV; from the coding sequence GTGCTGGAGGGTAAGGCAGTTCTCGCGGTGGACGACGAACCCGATGTGCTTGAAACCATCGTGGAAGTTCTTTATCTATGCCGCGTCGATACCGCAGGCAGTTTCAACCAGGCCGAAAAGTTGCTCCAAACCAGGGATTACGATGTCGTAATCCTGGACGTTATGGGAGTGAGAGGCCTGCACCTGCTCGATATAGCAGTGCAGCGGAAGTTCCCTGCCGTAATGTTGACTGCTCCGGCTCTCAGCCCCGATTACATTCTGAGAGCTATGGATCGCGGCGCAATCTCTTACATTCCTAAGGAGGATTTGGCCAATCTTGATTCATTGCTGGTCGAACTCCTCGATATTATCTCCCAAGGCAATTCGCCCTGGCGCCACACGCTCACTCGACTGGAGCCTCTCCTGGACGAGCGATTTCCTTCGGATTGGCGCCAACAGTACAGGGCACTGTGGGACAGCCTGGACGAAAAATCGCCTAAACTAGTATGA
- a CDS encoding glycosyltransferase codes for MKNDASVPRVPIRIAVLLQDLEFGGTQRYAIHLLKYMDKEVFSPELWVLRQGEDMVPIAAKTGVRIIHLSRSSRVGPRAISNLAWRLIRMRPDGLYTLTVVPNIWGRILGRIAGVPVIISGYRSLFPKQHERWLWRLANRIICNAEALKGVMIRRFSVDPDRIAVIPNAVDTALFQSTQSFKAAEPTVLCVGRLVKEKDPLNLLEGFRIVSDKIPNALFRIIGNGPLKQEVQARIKALSLDSRVELLPGTPDLVPHLARSWVFVLASAMEASPNVILEAMAMELPVVATSVGGIPELVQDGKTGLLVRPGDPEDLASALVKVLTDEPGRHAMGRAARERVLANHSLENMVRQTERVFSEAFEEVSAKS; via the coding sequence ATGAAAAATGATGCAAGCGTTCCACGCGTTCCCATACGAATAGCGGTGTTACTGCAGGATCTGGAATTCGGCGGTACCCAGCGTTACGCTATCCATTTACTGAAATACATGGACAAAGAGGTTTTCTCGCCGGAATTGTGGGTTTTGCGCCAAGGCGAAGACATGGTTCCCATTGCCGCAAAAACCGGGGTGAGAATCATCCATTTGTCCCGATCCTCGCGTGTGGGCCCTCGGGCGATTTCCAACCTTGCTTGGCGATTGATACGCATGCGTCCTGACGGCCTGTACACATTGACTGTTGTTCCGAACATCTGGGGGCGGATATTAGGCCGCATAGCGGGCGTGCCTGTCATCATTTCAGGCTATCGGAGCCTGTTCCCCAAACAGCACGAACGTTGGCTGTGGCGCTTGGCCAATCGCATCATATGCAATGCAGAGGCGCTCAAGGGGGTGATGATCCGACGTTTTTCCGTGGATCCGGACCGCATTGCCGTAATACCCAATGCGGTTGACACAGCGCTGTTTCAAAGCACGCAGAGCTTCAAGGCAGCTGAACCAACTGTTTTGTGCGTCGGCAGGCTCGTCAAGGAGAAGGACCCCCTGAATCTCTTGGAAGGCTTCCGAATCGTGTCGGACAAGATACCCAATGCGCTGTTCAGGATCATAGGGAACGGGCCGCTCAAACAGGAAGTGCAGGCTCGCATTAAAGCTCTGTCGCTGGACTCCAGAGTCGAATTGTTACCAGGGACCCCGGACCTCGTACCTCATCTGGCTCGTTCCTGGGTATTTGTCCTCGCTTCCGCGATGGAGGCCTCCCCAAACGTTATACTGGAGGCCATGGCCATGGAGTTGCCAGTGGTTGCCACGAGCGTGGGCGGAATTCCGGAACTGGTCCAAGACGGAAAAACGGGACTTCTGGTAAGGCCGGGGGACCCTGAGGACCTTGCGTCCGCCCTGGTAAAGGTTCTAACCGATGAGCCAGGCAGGCATGCGATGGGGAGAGCGGCCAGAGAGAGGGTTCTGGCAAACCACTCGCTGGAAAACATGGTGCGTCAAACTGAGCGAGTCTTCAGTGAGGCCTTTGAGGAGGTCTCGGCAAAATCGTGA
- a CDS encoding PAS domain S-box protein: MAEHIESKPNVSPDLHVEPELLRQPPISTQSIILDSLFSKDLSDSGSFDFSRVKEASFGKLLEALPMPAFLIDSSLSIVFVNEASGKIAEDCAKIVGKKFFSLFPSPGESEKMESNLKRIFEDRVTTSHEGMLKIQSRLSWCRILFRSVRLKGYRSVLALVEDLSAEKRQLILNEKYQQLVQVFPIAIAEFTIEKPLAIDSAPSAMLSAISRARLLGGNHEFARLCGHTGVDSMKGKPLCELFPFGEAHSDYYRSWIAKRFPVISFETEEPNCSGSARYFENTLVGNVKVGHLFGLWGMRQDITQRKESEQALRTARDKLEERVKERTAELTETNEQLRMQIIERKRAETELAKLVIELQEALSKVKTLSGLLPICASCKKIRDDRGYWTQVEVYVRQHSEADFTHSICPECAAKLYPGLYDGGS, from the coding sequence ATGGCAGAGCACATCGAATCCAAGCCTAACGTGAGTCCAGACCTTCATGTGGAACCGGAGCTACTCAGACAGCCCCCAATTTCGACTCAAAGCATTATACTCGACAGTCTTTTCAGCAAGGATTTGTCCGACTCAGGGAGCTTTGACTTCAGTCGCGTGAAAGAAGCTTCCTTCGGCAAATTGCTTGAAGCCTTACCTATGCCCGCGTTCCTGATTGACTCTTCACTATCCATCGTTTTCGTCAACGAGGCCTCAGGCAAGATAGCTGAGGACTGTGCAAAGATCGTTGGAAAGAAGTTCTTCTCGCTCTTTCCAAGCCCTGGAGAAAGCGAGAAGATGGAGTCCAATCTCAAAAGGATTTTTGAAGACCGGGTCACCACTTCTCATGAGGGAATGCTTAAGATCCAGAGCAGACTGTCCTGGTGCCGAATTCTGTTCCGATCGGTCAGACTGAAAGGTTACAGATCCGTGCTCGCTCTCGTAGAGGACCTGTCGGCCGAGAAGCGGCAGCTTATTCTTAATGAAAAATACCAGCAGCTGGTACAAGTATTTCCCATCGCAATCGCTGAATTTACTATTGAGAAGCCTCTTGCAATAGATAGTGCGCCAAGCGCCATGTTGTCCGCCATATCCCGAGCAAGGCTCCTGGGAGGAAACCACGAATTTGCTCGCCTGTGCGGCCACACGGGTGTGGACAGCATGAAGGGCAAGCCGCTTTGTGAGTTGTTTCCTTTTGGTGAGGCTCATTCAGATTACTACCGCTCGTGGATAGCAAAGCGGTTCCCGGTCATCAGTTTTGAAACCGAGGAACCAAACTGCTCGGGGTCCGCCCGCTATTTCGAGAACACCCTCGTCGGCAACGTGAAAGTAGGACATTTATTTGGTTTGTGGGGTATGAGACAGGACATCACGCAGCGCAAGGAATCAGAACAGGCCTTGAGGACCGCCAGGGATAAACTGGAAGAGCGCGTGAAAGAAAGGACGGCAGAGCTGACCGAAACGAATGAACAATTGCGCATGCAGATTATTGAGCGTAAGCGTGCGGAAACGGAGCTTGCCAAACTGGTAATTGAATTGCAGGAAGCCCTGTCCAAAGTAAAGACTTTGAGCGGTTTGCTCCCTATTTGCGCGTCTTGCAAGAAGATCAGAGACGACCGGGGGTACTGGACTCAAGTGGAAGTCTATGTTCGGCAGCATTCCGAGGCGGACTTTACACACAGTATTTGCCCGGAATGTGCTGCCAAGCTCTACCCTGGGCTCTATGATGGCGGCTCCTGA
- a CDS encoding inorganic phosphate transporter: protein MENLLLCISVGLTLSFAFINGFHDGGNVIATAVCSRSISPHKALFLASISEFVGPLVLGTAVAHTMAANIFNLELLEKLPSVHLFTMIIAAISGATIWNLLTWFLSLPSSSSHALIGGLIGAGLVAMGRFGIAAESIIKGVLAPLLVAPLIGGLVGIFVFSAIRALFAKAHRGVRHLFETLQKPCIIVLAGGHASNDAQKAMGIIALLLAGGSGELRGELHIPLWVVISCAAALALGLSTGGWRMVKTVGYNICRMEPVHSFASQFTAMSVIGMASVLGGPVSTTQVVASSVMGVGASRRLGTVRWSEARNIAYAWFLTVPASAFAGAVMLVLLSRIVEGKWGLLHPLAD, encoded by the coding sequence TTGGAAAATCTGCTCCTGTGCATTTCTGTCGGGCTGACATTGTCTTTCGCGTTCATAAACGGGTTTCATGACGGAGGCAACGTCATCGCTACAGCGGTCTGCTCCAGGTCCATCAGTCCTCACAAGGCGCTTTTTCTAGCCAGCATATCGGAATTTGTAGGCCCCCTGGTTCTCGGGACGGCCGTGGCCCACACCATGGCCGCTAACATTTTTAACCTGGAGCTTCTTGAAAAGCTGCCCTCTGTTCATCTTTTCACCATGATAATCGCGGCCATTAGCGGAGCAACCATCTGGAATCTTCTCACCTGGTTTTTGAGTTTGCCTTCGAGTAGCTCGCACGCCCTCATCGGCGGGCTTATCGGCGCCGGGCTGGTGGCGATGGGACGTTTCGGCATAGCTGCGGAAAGCATCATCAAGGGCGTGTTGGCGCCACTTCTCGTCGCTCCGCTCATTGGGGGCCTGGTGGGTATTTTCGTCTTTTCGGCCATCAGGGCTTTGTTTGCAAAGGCGCACCGGGGGGTCAGGCACCTCTTCGAGACGCTGCAAAAGCCTTGTATAATTGTTTTGGCAGGCGGCCACGCGTCCAATGATGCGCAAAAAGCCATGGGGATAATTGCTTTGCTGTTGGCGGGCGGCAGTGGTGAGCTTCGCGGCGAGCTGCACATTCCGCTGTGGGTGGTAATCAGTTGCGCTGCGGCTTTGGCCCTGGGGCTATCGACCGGCGGCTGGCGAATGGTAAAGACTGTGGGATACAATATTTGCCGCATGGAACCGGTCCACTCTTTCGCGTCTCAATTCACGGCCATGTCGGTTATTGGGATGGCTTCGGTACTCGGCGGGCCGGTCAGCACCACTCAGGTCGTGGCATCGTCGGTCATGGGTGTCGGCGCGTCCCGGCGACTTGGGACCGTACGCTGGTCTGAAGCGCGTAACATAGCTTACGCGTGGTTTCTCACAGTGCCGGCTTCAGCCTTTGCAGGAGCCGTTATGCTCGTGCTTCTCAGTCGAATTGTCGAAGGGAAGTGGGGGCTCCTGCATCCATTGGCAGACTAG
- a CDS encoding HAMP domain-containing histidine kinase, protein MTIKNIQTAHLVHDLKNPVNIIETGAKSLLDNQDRYGDLTPRQEKVIRRVLRNALKIRHLANSMLEVDMAATGVMRVSECTLAGILRHALVEVFDLVDPDVADDLEKAADLDAFRNVLAENEIFLEAEDSQLTRTIRIDETKMCLIVTNLLSNAFKYRTRRVYLKCAADGDSINVSVRDDGPGIPECYHQQIFDQYFQCIKVEGFPVRGHGLGLAGAQALTEALGGRLSLCKSPDGAEFLVQIKCSAPGTA, encoded by the coding sequence GTGACCATCAAGAACATCCAGACAGCGCATCTTGTCCACGATCTCAAAAATCCGGTCAACATAATAGAGACCGGAGCCAAATCTCTGCTGGACAATCAGGATCGGTACGGAGACCTGACTCCGAGGCAAGAGAAGGTTATAAGGCGGGTTTTGAGAAACGCTCTCAAAATCAGGCACCTCGCCAACTCCATGCTCGAAGTGGACATGGCCGCGACGGGTGTAATGAGAGTCAGCGAGTGCACCTTGGCCGGAATACTCCGGCACGCCTTGGTCGAGGTCTTCGACCTGGTCGATCCCGATGTTGCGGACGATCTTGAAAAAGCCGCTGATTTGGACGCCTTCCGAAATGTCCTGGCGGAAAACGAAATCTTCCTTGAGGCCGAGGACTCACAACTGACCCGAACAATAAGGATCGATGAGACCAAAATGTGCCTCATCGTCACAAATCTTCTTTCCAATGCCTTCAAGTACCGGACGCGGAGGGTCTACCTCAAATGCGCCGCCGACGGGGATTCGATAAACGTTTCCGTGCGGGACGACGGCCCTGGAATCCCGGAATGTTACCACCAACAGATTTTTGACCAGTATTTCCAGTGCATCAAAGTGGAGGGCTTCCCGGTCCGCGGCCATGGGCTGGGGCTCGCAGGAGCACAGGCCCTGACCGAGGCCTTGGGCGGCAGGTTGTCCCTGTGCAAAAGTCCGGACGGAGCTGAGTTCCTGGTTCAGATCAAATGTTCCGCGCCGGGGACAGCCTGA
- a CDS encoding response regulator, giving the protein MARSLLQGKTILAVDDEPDVLDILAEELEDCGAEFERSATYEDAIEKISSFTYDLVVLDIMGVRGFELLEYATAKKTPVVMLTAHALSPQSLKKSIELGARAYLPKDQLGQIAPFLEDVLTLSYQSAWKSLFERLGGYFGKRFGPEWRKSEKEFWEKFEKDLEVHESTIIQS; this is encoded by the coding sequence ATGGCACGGAGCCTGTTGCAAGGCAAGACCATCCTCGCGGTTGACGATGAACCGGATGTGCTTGACATTCTCGCGGAAGAACTTGAGGACTGCGGCGCAGAATTCGAACGGTCAGCCACTTACGAGGATGCCATAGAAAAGATCTCGTCATTTACTTATGACCTGGTAGTGCTGGACATCATGGGGGTGCGAGGCTTCGAGCTGCTGGAATACGCCACAGCGAAAAAGACTCCCGTGGTCATGCTTACGGCACACGCGCTTAGTCCCCAGTCTTTGAAGAAGTCCATTGAACTCGGCGCCAGAGCCTACTTGCCCAAGGATCAACTTGGGCAGATAGCTCCCTTCCTGGAAGACGTGTTGACGCTGAGCTACCAGTCGGCATGGAAGTCGTTGTTCGAGCGGTTAGGCGGCTATTTCGGGAAAAGATTCGGACCAGAATGGCGAAAGTCGGAAAAAGAGTTTTGGGAGAAGTTCGAGAAAGATCTGGAGGTGCATGAATCTACCATCATTCAGTCCTGA